The genome window CCCCAAGcggaggaagaggaggaccGCCATCGCTGCCCGCTCCGGGGGCAAAGGCCACGGGAAGAAGGCGAAGACGCGTTGCAGCAGGAAACCCCTACACGTCAACTTcaaggagctgggctgggaCGACTGGATCATCGCCCCGTTGGATTACGAGGCGTATCACTGCGAGGGGGTCTGCGACTTCCCCCTGCGCTCCCACCTGGAGCCCACCAACCACGCCATCATCC of Meleagris gallopavo isolate NT-WF06-2002-E0010 breed Aviagen turkey brand Nicholas breeding stock unplaced genomic scaffold, Turkey_5.1 ChrUn_random_7180001944252, whole genome shotgun sequence contains these proteins:
- the LOC104916775 gene encoding growth/differentiation factor 6-A-like — encoded protein: KRRKRRTAIAARSGGKGHGKKAKTRCSRKPLHVNFKELGWDDWIIAPLDYEAYHCEGVCDFPLRSHLEPTNHAIIQTLMNSMDPESTPPSCCVPSKLSPISILYIDSGNNVVYKQYEDMVVETCGCR